In Halopseudomonas xinjiangensis, a single genomic region encodes these proteins:
- a CDS encoding lysylphosphatidylglycerol synthase domain-containing protein, with translation MKKPGADTRKRWIRRLKPVISILFFVGVPALLVYMLRDVDWQEVWQSLRSYDPWILAAGVGIAAVSYTMFACYDLLGRYYTGHKLSVPKTLGVAFVCYAFNLNLGAWVGGMALRYRLYTRMGLDTMTVTRIFSIALLANWVGYMFLAGMVFSLRLVDLPENWAIGATALQLIGFALIAVSMGYLAACKFSKKRSWTVRGNEIVLPSLRFAFIQVVNGAVNWSLMAALIYLLLPEEAFYPSVLAILLVSSIAGVITHIPGGLGVLEAVFVSMLQHKIPTGALLAALIGYRAIYFLLPLSIATIAYFVMERVARNQHDDVTPDEQARRSETA, from the coding sequence ATGAAAAAACCGGGCGCCGATACGCGCAAACGCTGGATCCGTCGGCTCAAGCCGGTCATATCAATCCTGTTCTTCGTTGGCGTTCCCGCCCTGCTGGTATACATGCTTCGCGATGTGGACTGGCAGGAGGTATGGCAGTCACTGCGCAGTTACGATCCATGGATTCTCGCTGCCGGAGTAGGCATCGCAGCGGTCAGCTACACCATGTTCGCCTGCTACGATCTGCTAGGACGTTATTACACCGGTCATAAACTGAGCGTGCCGAAAACGCTCGGCGTGGCCTTCGTCTGCTACGCCTTCAACCTGAACCTGGGCGCCTGGGTCGGCGGCATGGCACTGCGTTATCGCCTGTATACGCGCATGGGACTGGATACCATGACCGTTACACGCATCTTTTCCATCGCTTTGCTCGCAAACTGGGTCGGCTATATGTTCCTGGCGGGCATGGTGTTTTCGCTACGCCTGGTCGATCTTCCCGAGAACTGGGCCATTGGCGCGACCGCGTTGCAGCTGATCGGCTTTGCGCTGATCGCCGTCAGCATGGGCTACCTGGCAGCGTGCAAGTTTTCAAAGAAAAGAAGCTGGACGGTGCGCGGGAATGAGATCGTGCTGCCTTCGCTACGCTTTGCCTTCATACAGGTGGTCAACGGCGCGGTGAACTGGTCCCTGATGGCCGCCCTGATCTATCTGCTGCTGCCCGAGGAAGCCTTCTATCCCTCGGTTCTGGCGATTCTGCTGGTGAGCAGCATCGCGGGCGTCATCACCCATATTCCCGGCGGGCTGGGTGTTCTGGAAGCGGTGTTCGTGTCCATGCTGCAGCACAAGATCCCCACTGGGGCATTGCTGGCTGCTCTGATAGGCTATCGGGCGATCTATTTCCTGCTACCGCTATCGATCGCCACGATCGCGTATTTCGTGATGGAAAGAGTGGCCCGCAACCAGCATGACGATGTCACGCCGGATGAACAGGCCAGGCGGTCAGAAACCGCCTGA